One window of Manihot esculenta cultivar AM560-2 chromosome 17, M.esculenta_v8, whole genome shotgun sequence genomic DNA carries:
- the LOC110605448 gene encoding plastid lipid-associated protein 3, chloroplastic — protein MALFSSHCSSLFFSSNLNNPVRVSSSKTFASPSFFFSKKAPSKSLHFAFKTPTSDKFTFPSVIPFSSLSEPTPEPDTDPTENPGPDSNPTPVSITDEWGEKTEPEPEYPKDSDVDTPKDDDEWDEECIAAGNGSAAQGTGAVVEKDDRLEDLKRCLVDTVYGTNFGFQASPEVRGEVLELVNQLEAVNPIKAPVDATGILDGKWVLLYTAFSELLPLLAVGTIPLLKVESISQAIDTSNLSIVNSITLSGPFASFSFSASATFEVRTPSRIQVEFKEGSLQPPEIKSSIDLPGNVDLFGQNINLTPVQQSLNPLQEVVSNISRTISGQPPLRVPIPGNQSRSWLLITYLDNDLRISRGDGGLFVLVKEGSPLLDL, from the exons ATGGCCCTCTTCTCCTCTCACtgttcttctctcttcttctcctcaaACCTAAACAACCCTGTTCGTGTCTCTTCTTCTAAGACCTTCGCATCtccctccttcttcttctccaagaAAGCCCCCTCTAAATCCCTTCACTTCGCATTCAAAACCCCCACAAGTGATAAATTTACATTCCCCTCTGTAATCCCTTTCTCCTCCCTTTCAGAACCCACACCCGAACCAGATACTGACCCCACAGAAAACCCCGGTCCGGATTCCAACCCTACTCCAGTTAGCATCACTGATGAGTGGGGCGAAAAGACGGAACCGGAACCCGAATACCCGAAAGATTCGGATGTGGATACTCCGAAGGATGACGATGAGTGGGACGAGGAGTGTATTGCTGCAGGGAATGGTAGCGCTGCTCAGGGTACTGGCGCTGTGGTGGAAAAGGATGATAGATTAGAGGACTTGAAAAGGTGTTTGGTTGATACGGTTTATGGTACGAATTTCGGGTTTCAGGCCAGCCCGGAAGTTAGAGGCGAAGTTTTAGAGTTGGTTAATCAGTTGGAAGCTGTGAACCCTATTAAAGCACCCGTAGATGCAACTGGGATACTCGATGGCAAATGGGTTTTGTT GTATACTGCATTTTCTGAGCTGTTGCCACTTCTGGCAGTGGGTACAATACCATTGTTGAAAGTTGAAAGTATATCCCAAGCAATTGATACCAGCAATCTCTCCATTGTGAACTCCATCACATTGTCAGGCCCTTTTGCCAGTTTCTCATTCAGTGCATCTGCCACATTTGAAGTCCGAACTCCTTCAAGAATACAG GTTGAATTTAAGGAAGGCTCCCTGCAACCTCCAGAGATTAAGTCCAGCATTGATCTCCCAGGAAATGTTGATCTTTTTGGCCAGAATATCAATTTGACTCCTGTGCAGCAATCTCTTAATCCCCTGCAAGAGGTAGTGTCAAATATTTCAAGAACCATTTCTGGTCAGCCACCACTTAGAGTTCCCATTCCAGGTAATCAGTCAAGGTCGTGGCTTCTTATTACATACCTCGATAATGATTTACGAATCTCTAGAGGGGATGGTGGTCTTTTTGTGCTGGTTAAAGAAGGAAGTCCTCTTCTAGATCTGTAG